GGCGGGATGCTCTGGGTGCCGAGCGCCTGGCGCAGAAACCCCAGCACGATGATCGTGCGCATGAACGAGGTGGTCATGACCACGATGAAGGGCAGGACCGTCAGCGTTGCCAGGAGGATGATCAAGGAGACCGAGGTGGTCATGTTGGGGGCGCCGAGGGGGTTGCGCAGGTCGAAGCCGCCGAAGGCGTTGGCGGCCAGATCACCCGCGGTCTGCGCGTGAGCCGGCAGCATGGGCAGGACCACGGTGAGCAGGGCCGCAGCCAGGCCCAGGCCCAGCGCCTTCTGCCACCAGGGGCGCGCGCGCGGCGTGTGGGGCTCGGCCTCCTCGACCATCCGGGCGAAATCGGGGGTCAGGTCGGCCTCGTCCAGCTCGGCGAGGGTGCTGAAGCCGCCCTCGCCCATGCCGACCAGCCAGTTGCGCTTGCCCACGTTCACCACCATGAGCTGACGCTTGGCGTCGACGGCGAGGCGGTCGAGGACCCGGATGCCCCTGGGGCGCAGGCTGAGGCCCGGCAAGCGGCCGCCCTTGGCGAGGCGCAGGCTGACGTAACCCAGGCCGATCATCAGGAGGGTGACGAGGGCGAGCTGCACCAGGTAGGGGCCGATGCTCACGTCGGGGCCGGGGGCCAGGGCGCTCGTGGTGGCGCTCAGCGCCGCGAAGGACTGGGTGGCTTCCATCTTTACCCCATCGTGCTCGAAAGTTCGCTCTGGAAGATCTTGGTGATCTTGATGCCGAAGTTCGAGCCGATCACGACCACCTCGCCCTGGGCGACGATCTTGCCCGCGGCGATGACGTTGACCGGCTCGCCGGCGAGCTGGTCCAGCTCGATGACCGAGCCCTCGGCCATCTGCATGACCTGCTTGAGCGGGAGGCTGGTGCGCCCCAGCTCGACCGAGACCTGAAGCCGGATGTCGCGCAGCAGATCGAGGCTGCCCCGGATGTTGGTGTCCCCGTGGGCGGCCCCCGCGAGCGGGCCGAACTTGACGGCGTTGTAGCCTTGGCGCTGGTCTTGCCATTCCATAGGTGGGCGTTACCTCCCGAGATGCTGGGTCGCGTCGCTGCTCAGCTTGAGGACCTTGATGGCCTTGTGGTCCTCGAGCACGACGGCGCGGCCCTTGCCGACCGGCTTGTCGTTGATGCAGAGGGTGATGCTGTTGTCCTTGGAGCGCGGAAGCTCCAGGATGGAGCCCTCGGCCATGGTGAGCCAGTCGGTCAAGGGCAGCTCGGTGCTGCCGAGCTGGGCGCTGACCTGGACGTAGACGTTGGAGAGCTGGCCCATGGCGCTGTCGAAGCTGACGTCGAAGTCGGGCCTGCGGGCCGAGATCACGTTGGCGACCGGGGGCTCGTGCTCGGCGGGGGCCTCCTCGATCGACTCGGCGGGGGCAGCCACCAGGGAGGCGGCGGTCTCGATCGGGTCCTGGAAGCCCAGCTGCCGCGCCAGGTCCTGGAGCTGGCTCTGGAACTGCTGGGCGATCTGGTCGGTCTCGTGGCCGATCGAGGCGAAGTCGAACTCGGGCTCGGGCGTCTGAGGCAGCTCCGGGATCTTGATCTTCATGTCGGGCTCCTTCTCCTCGGGCCGGGGGTCCGAGAAGCCGGCCGCGAAGTCGGCCTTGCCCAGGAAGAGGGTGGAGAAGACGACGAGGAGGCCCGCGAGCCCCACCGCGTTGGTGAAGGCGAGGTTGGGATCCCGGTTGACGCCGAGGGCCATCAGGACCGCCTGGAGGGTGCTCGGCAGCGCCTCGGTGTTGGAGAAGACCGTCTTGGCGAGCCAGATGGCGCCCGCGCCGAACCAGAAGCCCAGCGACAGGCCGTAGTAGTAGCCGATCATCATCCGCAGGAAAGGCCAGGTGCCGCTTCCCCCGAAGGGATCCTGGCGCGGATCGAAGGACTCCTGCCGCAGGGCGGCGAAGCCGAAGCCCGCGATCGCGAAGACCAGGCCGTAGCCGAGCGCGCCCCACAGCGCCCCACCGAGGAAGATCCCCTCGGAGAGGCTCGCGGGCAGCTGCGGCAAGGGGGCGGTGTTGAGGCCGAGGGGGGTGCCGAGGACCATCTTGGCGGCGATCGCGATCCAGCGCTGGGGGCTCGTGATCCCGTAGGGCGAGAGCATCAGCGAGTGGCCCGAGCCCGCCCCGTAGAGGTTGACGAGCGTCAGCGGCAAGAGGGCGAGGGCGACGATGGCCCCGCGCCAGAAGCCCATGGGCTTGATGACCACCTTGGGGATCGAGGCCCGACAGAAGAAGTGGTAGCCGACGCTCACCCCGAAGCCGATTCCGCCGAGGGCCGCGGCGATCAGCAT
This window of the Pantanalinema sp. genome carries:
- the fliP gene encoding flagellar type III secretion system pore protein FliP (The bacterial flagellar biogenesis protein FliP forms a type III secretion system (T3SS)-type pore required for flagellar assembly.); the protein is MEATQSFAALSATTSALAPGPDVSIGPYLVQLALVTLLMIGLGYVSLRLAKGGRLPGLSLRPRGIRVLDRLAVDAKRQLMVVNVGKRNWLVGMGEGGFSTLAELDEADLTPDFARMVEEAEPHTPRARPWWQKALGLGLAAALLTVVLPMLPAHAQTAGDLAANAFGGFDLRNPLGAPNMTTSVSLIILLATLTVLPFIVVMTTSFMRTIIVLGFLRQALGTQSIPPNPVMLGLALFLAMYTMTPVWNTIDKTALQPYFARQISQPAMLERAQEPLREFMLRQTSQQELAFFVRLSNTPAPSTPADVPLQVVIPAFMVSELTTAFKIGFIIYIPFIVIDLVVSNVLLALGMSSLPPQMISNAFKLLVFTLANGWHLVMAALVQSFK
- a CDS encoding FliM/FliN family flagellar motor switch protein, with amino-acid sequence MTARDRARLLRPQSIPLWLGLAPLVMLFLFAVQSKSGLGLPMLIAAALGGIGFGVSVGYHFFCRASIPKVVIKPMGFWRGAIVALALLPLTLVNLYGAGSGHSLMLSPYGITSPQRWIAIAAKMVLGTPLGLNTAPLPQLPASLSEGIFLGGALWGALGYGLVFAIAGFGFAALRQESFDPRQDPFGGSGTWPFLRMMIGYYYGLSLGFWFGAGAIWLAKTVFSNTEALPSTLQAVLMALGVNRDPNLAFTNAVGLAGLLVVFSTLFLGKADFAAGFSDPRPEEKEPDMKIKIPELPQTPEPEFDFASIGHETDQIAQQFQSQLQDLARQLGFQDPIETAASLVAAPAESIEEAPAEHEPPVANVISARRPDFDVSFDSAMGQLSNVYVQVSAQLGSTELPLTDWLTMAEGSILELPRSKDNSITLCINDKPVGKGRAVVLEDHKAIKVLKLSSDATQHLGR
- the fliN gene encoding flagellar motor switch protein FliN; the encoded protein is MEWQDQRQGYNAVKFGPLAGAAHGDTNIRGSLDLLRDIRLQVSVELGRTSLPLKQVMQMAEGSVIELDQLAGEPVNVIAAGKIVAQGEVVVIGSNFGIKITKIFQSELSSTMG